The following are encoded together in the Lathyrus oleraceus cultivar Zhongwan6 chromosome 3, CAAS_Psat_ZW6_1.0, whole genome shotgun sequence genome:
- the LOC127132147 gene encoding putative glucose-6-phosphate 1-epimerase, which produces MGHSAAVWDFRAATEITKDQNGIGQVVLRTPQGASARVSLLGAQVTSWRNEQGEELLFTSSKTISKALKATRGGIPICFPQFGNCGSLELHGFARNRMWAVDENPPPLPANDSSGKSFVDLLLKSSEEDMKCWPHSFEFRLRVSVTKDGDLSLISRIRNINGKPFSFSFAYHTYLLVSDISEIRIEGLETLDYLDNLFQKERITEQGDAITFESEVDRVYLSSPNVIAVLDHERKQTYVIKKEGLPDVAVWNPWEKKSKAMVDFGDEEYKQMLCVDAAVIEKPVNLKPGEEWTGRLQLSVVPSSFCSYHVGLDSSSL; this is translated from the exons ATGGGGCATTCTGCAGCAGTATGGGACTTCAGAGCAGCAACTGAAATTACAAAGGATCAGAATGGAATTGGTCAAGTTGTGCTTCGGACTCCACAAGGCGCTTCAGCACGG GTGAGCTTACTTGGAGCACAGGTCACTTCATGGCGTAATGAGCAGGGGGAAGAACTTCTATTCACAAGCAGCAAG ACAATTTCGAAGGCGCTGAAAGCAACACGGGGAGGAATTCCTATATGTTTTCCACAG TTTGGAAACTGTGGATCTCTGGAGCTGCATGGATTTGCAAGAAATAGAATGTGGGCAGTCGATGAGAATCCTCCTCCTCTGCCTGCGAATGATTCCAGTGGAAAATCCTTTGTCGACCTGCTACTCAAATCATCTGAAGAAGACATGAAATGCTGGCCACATAG TTTTGAGTTCCGCCTTCGAGTGTCTGTTACGAAAGATGGAGACCTATCCTTAATATCACGAATCAGGAATATCAACGGAAAGCCATTTAGTTTCTCATTCGCATATCACACATACCTACTGGTTTCTGACATTAG TGAGATAAGGATTGAAGGTCTCGAGACACTTGATTACCTGGACAATCTTTTCCAAAAAGAACGTATTACAGAACAAGGAGATGCGATAACATTTGAATCCGAG GTGGATCGTGTTTATCTTAGCTCCCCAAATGTAATTGCAGTTCTAGATCATGAGAGGAAACAAACATATGTTATAAAAAAGGAAGGTCTTCCTGATGTTG CCGTGTGGAATCCGTGGGAGAAGAAATCGAAGGCGATGGTGGACTTTGGGGATGAGGAGTACAAACAGATGCTTTGTGTTGATGCAGCAGTTATAGAAAAACCTGTGAACTTGAAGCCTGGAGAGGAATGGACAGGGCGGCTTCAACTCTCCGTTGTACCATCGAGTTTTTGCAGCTACCATGTCGGTCTCGACAGTAGTAGCCTTTGA